From the genome of Frateuria soli:
TGCGCCGCCGATCGCCAGGGTGATCCCGCCAGCGCCCCGGCCGCCGGCAGCGCCGTCGATCCGGCCGCGGAACAGGTGGTACGCGCCGCATTGAAGAAGCTTGCCCCCGGCGTGCAGATCGACCAGATCGCATCCTCGCCGCTGCCGGGCTTCTACCAGGTGATCGCCTCGGGCCAGCTGGTCTACGTGAGCACTGACGGCAAGTACATGGTCAACGGCGACGTGGTCGACCTCGGCGCGAAGGAAAACCTGAGCGAACGCGCCTGGGCCAGCTTCCGCAAGGCCGAGCTGGCCAAGGTGCCGGCGTCGCAGCGCATCGTGTTCGCGCCGCCACATCCGAAGTACACGGTGACCGTGTTCTCCGACGTCAACTGCGGCTACTGCCGCATGTTCCACTCGCACATCAAGCAGTTCAACGACGAAGGCATCGCGGTCGAGTACCTGGCCTGGCCGCGCGAGGGCGTGACCGATACCGCCGGCGCGCCCACCGATACCTACAAGGAAATGGTCTCGGTCTGGTGTGCCGCCGACCGCAAGGCCGCCTTTACCGC
Proteins encoded in this window:
- a CDS encoding DsbC family protein codes for the protein MFKKLSAALLASVFALAACAADRQGDPASAPAAGSAVDPAAEQVVRAALKKLAPGVQIDQIASSPLPGFYQVIASGQLVYVSTDGKYMVNGDVVDLGAKENLSERAWASFRKAELAKVPASQRIVFAPPHPKYTVTVFSDVNCGYCRMFHSHIKQFNDEGIAVEYLAWPREGVTDTAGAPTDTYKEMVSVWCAADRKAAFTAAKQGKTPTSAECPNPVKDEFDLGVKLGVTGTPMVLGPDGMVLGGYVTPDKLLKLLEKGG